In Canis lupus baileyi chromosome X, mCanLup2.hap1, whole genome shotgun sequence, one DNA window encodes the following:
- the NSDHL gene encoding sterol-4-alpha-carboxylate 3-dehydrogenase, decarboxylating, with the protein MEQAFGEPMRDQVTRTHLTEGLPNASKCTVIGGSGFLGQHMVEQLLARGYTVNVFDMRQGFDNPRVQFFLGDLCSQQDLYPALKGVSTVFHCASPPPSSNNKELFYRVNYIGTKNVIETCKEAGVQKLILTSSASVIFEGVNIKNGTEDLPYAMKPIDYYTETKILQERAVLDANDPKRNFLTMAIRPHGIFGPRDPQLVPILIEAARKGKMKFMIGNGENLVDFTFVENVVHGHILAAEHLSQDTAVSGKAFHITNDEPIPFWTFLSRILTGLNYEAPKYHIPYWVAYYLALLVSLLVMLLSPVIQLQPTFTPMRVALAGTFHYYSCERARKVMGYRPLVTMDDAIERTVQSFHYLRKVE; encoded by the exons gcCAGTAAGTGCACAGTGATCGGAGGCTCTGGATTCCTGGGGCAGCACATGGTGGAGCAGTTGCTGGCGAGAGGCTACACTGTCAATGTATTTGATATGCGGCAAGGGTTTGATAATCCCCGGGTGCAGTTCTTCCTGGGTGACCTCTGCAGCCAACAG GATCTCTACCCAGCTCTGAAAGGTGTAAGCACAGTTTTCCACTGTGCATCACCCCCACCATCCAGTAACAACAAGGAACTCTTTTATAGAGTGAATTACATTGGCACCAAGAATGTCATTGAAACTTGCAAAGAGGCTGGGGTTCAG AAACTCATTTTAACCAGCAGTGCCAGTGTCATCTTTGAGGGCGTCAACATCAAGAATGGAACTGAAGACCTGCCTTATGCCATGAAACCCATTGACTATTACACGGAGACAAAAATCTTACAGGAGAGA GCAGTCTTGGACGCCAATGACCCCAAGCGGAACTTCTTAACCATGGCCATTCGCCCTCATGGCATCTTCGGCCCAAGGGACCCCCAGTTGGTCCCCATCCTCATTGAAGCAGCCAGGAAAGGCAAGATGAAGTTCATGATTGG AAACGGGGAGAATTTGGTGGACTTCACCTTTGTGGAGAACGTGGTGCACGGACACATCCTGGCTGCAGAACACCTGTCCCAAGACACAGCCGTGAGTGGGAAG GCATTTCACATCACCAATGATGAACCCATCCCTTTCTGGACATTCCTGTCCCGCATCCTGACAGGCCTTAACTATGAGGCCCCCAAGTACCACATCCCCTACTGGGTGGCCTACTACCTGGCCCTCCTAGTGTCCCTCTTGGTGATGCTTCTCAGTCCTGTCATCCAGCTGCAGCCCACTTTCACACCAATGAGGGTCGCACTGGCTGGCACGTTCCACTATTACAGCTGTGAGAGAGCCAGAAAGGTCATGGGCTACCGGCCGCTGGTCACCATGGATGACGCCATAGAAAGGACCGTGCAGAGTTTTCACTACCTGCGGAAGGTTGAGTGA